The following are encoded in a window of Camarhynchus parvulus chromosome 1A, STF_HiC, whole genome shotgun sequence genomic DNA:
- the CAPS2 gene encoding calcyphosin-2 isoform X1, translating to MDLEVKGVGASPRRKAELSLRGKKCQGWRPNRQATNSPCPPEVPCLDLGRLGDSDEEDGDSYMPYTGSSSLRCQQDSSSEWRMSLQTPYAQHQHVSQHCVLEQRTRPENLPSLRDRSKSKHGQYEAGMKEEYKQHPQRIAEKKKDHLQCPDTSIKGTQLEDGDNDFLTLDKKALLQQCYTNKPYNMQHNIRKSEAEDVASERRKQAVVEQVMVDQLCRAVISDPEQSTRSDACKEAPGLLGVGMAPMRFRKRTLHETKIRTKSGLTENMLSNKLRFDSRIISRNGHDACRELIGFFFMCDKSLTVYEFRQFGKNRTNALPFIQKGVYHHQRGQRKGKAYDLSDFYVGANLTFRSVDHNLPESVKQNPFFTLRVISIDEAAMDYLKASSVELKEECSRQVVDDSEVFKKIQGIFRETLSKRGFRVITGLGKYFRQMDKNRNGLLSRAALKEALKVFHLEMPEGDFESLWLILDDSKNDKVDYGEFTHAIFGEMNEYRKTFVRKAYMKLDFNKTGSVPMVDVRKCYCAKKHPLVLAGKTAEEEIKSSFLEALGESCSNPNEVSYSEFEDYYEGLSFGIVGDDDFVNILRNSWGI from the exons ATGGATTTGGAAGTTAAAGGTGTTGGTGCATCCCCTCGAAGAAAGGCTGAGTTGTCATTGAGGGGGAAGAAATGTCAG GGTTGGAGACCAAATAGACAGGCTACAAACAGTCCTTGCCCGCCAGA GGTGCCATGCCTAGATCTGGGGAGGCTGGGAGATTCTGATGAAGAG gATGGGGACTCTTACATGCCATACACTGGAAGTTCTTCTCTTAGGTGCCAGCAAGATTCATCTTCAGAGTGGAGAATGTCATTACAGACTCCATATGCACAGCATCAACATGTCAGTC AACATTGTGTTTTGGAGCAGAGGACAAGACCAGAAAATCTGCCGTCCCTCAGAGACAGATCCAAGTCGAAGCATGGTCAGTATGAAGCAGGTATGAAGGAAGAATATAAGCAGCATCCTCAGAGaattgcagaaaagaaaaaagaccaCCTCCAGTGTCCAGACACTTCAATAAAG GGTACACAGCTTGAAGATGGAGACAATGATTTTCTAACCCTTGATAAGAAAGCTCTCCTGCAACAATGCTATACAAACAAACCTTATAATATGCAGCACAACATAAGGAAATCAGAAGCT GAGGATGTTGCTtcagagaggagaaaacaggCTGTTGTAGAACAAGTTATGGTGGATCAATTATGTAG AGCTGTTATAAGTGATCCAGAGCAGTCCACACGTTCCGATGCTTGCAAGGAAGCTCCAGGACTTCTGGGAGTTGGGATGGCGCCAATGCGTTTTAGAAAAAGGACTCTCCATGAAACAAA aataagGACCAAATCAGGACTAACTGAGAACATGCTCTCCAACAAGCTACGCTTCGATAGTAGGATTATATCGAG AAATGGTCACGATGCTTGTAGGGAGTTGATTGGATTCTTTTTCATGTGTGACAAATCCCTTACTGTGTATGAATTTCGACAGTTTGGAAAAAACAG GACAAATGCCTTGCCTTTCATTCAGAAGGGAGTTTATCATCATCAACGTGgacaaagaaagggaaaagcttATGATCTTAGTGACTTCTACGTT GGAGCCAATCTGACTTTCCGAAGTGTCGATCATAACCTTCCAGAAAGTGTTAAGCAGAACCCTTTCTTCACCCTTCGTGTGATAAGTATTGATGAAGCAGCTATGGATTATCTAAA AGCTTCCTCTGTGGAACTCAAGGAAGAATGTTCCAGGCAAGTAGTTGATGACAGTGAAGTTTTCAAGAAGATTCAAG GTATATTCAGAGAAACACTAAGTAAAAGAGGATTTCGGGTTATAACAGGCTTAGGAAAGTATTTCCGACAAATGGACAAGAACAGAAATGGTCTTCTCTCTCGGGCAGCCTTGAAAGAAGCTCTAAAAGTATTCCATTTGGAAATGCCTGAAGGG gaCTTTGAATCCTTATGGCTTATTCTTGATGACAGCAAGAATGATAAGGTCGACTATGGAGAATTTACTCATGCCATATTTGGAGAAATGAATGAATATAGGAAAACATTTGTAAGAAAA GCGTATATGAAACTAGATTTCAACAAAACTGGGAGTGTGCCTATGGTAGATGTCAGAAAATGTTACTGTGCAAAGAAACATCCTCTAGTATTGGCAG GCAAAActgcagaagaagaaattaaatcatcATTTCTAGAAGCATTAGGAGAGTCCTGCAGCAACCCCAATGAAGTGTCCTATTCTGAGTTTGAAGATTACTATGAAGGATTAAGTTTTGGAATTGTGGGTGATGATGATTTTGTTAATATCTTAAGGAATTCATGGGGAATTTAG
- the CAPS2 gene encoding calcyphosin-2 isoform X3: protein MVDQLCRAVISDPEQSTRSDACKEAPGLLGVGMAPMRFRKRTLHETKIRTKSGLTENMLSNKLRFDSRIISRTNALPFIQKGVYHHQRGQRKGKAYDLSDFYVGANLTFRSVDHNLPESVKQNPFFTLRVISIDEAAMDYLKASSVELKEECSRQVVDDSEVFKKIQGIFRETLSKRGFRVITGLGKYFRQMDKNRNGLLSRAALKEALKVFHLEMPEGDFESLWLILDDSKNDKVDYGEFTHAIFGEMNEYRKTFVRKAYMKLDFNKTGSVPMVDVRKCYCAKKHPLVLAGKTAEEEIKSSFLEALGESCSNPNEVSYSEFEDYYEGLSFGIVGDDDFVNILRNSWGI from the exons ATGGTGGATCAATTATGTAG AGCTGTTATAAGTGATCCAGAGCAGTCCACACGTTCCGATGCTTGCAAGGAAGCTCCAGGACTTCTGGGAGTTGGGATGGCGCCAATGCGTTTTAGAAAAAGGACTCTCCATGAAACAAA aataagGACCAAATCAGGACTAACTGAGAACATGCTCTCCAACAAGCTACGCTTCGATAGTAGGATTATATCGAG GACAAATGCCTTGCCTTTCATTCAGAAGGGAGTTTATCATCATCAACGTGgacaaagaaagggaaaagcttATGATCTTAGTGACTTCTACGTT GGAGCCAATCTGACTTTCCGAAGTGTCGATCATAACCTTCCAGAAAGTGTTAAGCAGAACCCTTTCTTCACCCTTCGTGTGATAAGTATTGATGAAGCAGCTATGGATTATCTAAA AGCTTCCTCTGTGGAACTCAAGGAAGAATGTTCCAGGCAAGTAGTTGATGACAGTGAAGTTTTCAAGAAGATTCAAG GTATATTCAGAGAAACACTAAGTAAAAGAGGATTTCGGGTTATAACAGGCTTAGGAAAGTATTTCCGACAAATGGACAAGAACAGAAATGGTCTTCTCTCTCGGGCAGCCTTGAAAGAAGCTCTAAAAGTATTCCATTTGGAAATGCCTGAAGGG gaCTTTGAATCCTTATGGCTTATTCTTGATGACAGCAAGAATGATAAGGTCGACTATGGAGAATTTACTCATGCCATATTTGGAGAAATGAATGAATATAGGAAAACATTTGTAAGAAAA GCGTATATGAAACTAGATTTCAACAAAACTGGGAGTGTGCCTATGGTAGATGTCAGAAAATGTTACTGTGCAAAGAAACATCCTCTAGTATTGGCAG GCAAAActgcagaagaagaaattaaatcatcATTTCTAGAAGCATTAGGAGAGTCCTGCAGCAACCCCAATGAAGTGTCCTATTCTGAGTTTGAAGATTACTATGAAGGATTAAGTTTTGGAATTGTGGGTGATGATGATTTTGTTAATATCTTAAGGAATTCATGGGGAATTTAG
- the CAPS2 gene encoding calcyphosin-2 isoform X2, whose product MDLEVKGVGASPRRKAELSLRGKKCQGWRPNRQATNSPCPPEVPCLDLGRLGDSDEEDGDSYMPYTGSSSLRCQQDSSSEWRMSLQTPYAQHQHRTRPENLPSLRDRSKSKHGQYEAGMKEEYKQHPQRIAEKKKDHLQCPDTSIKGTQLEDGDNDFLTLDKKALLQQCYTNKPYNMQHNIRKSEAEDVASERRKQAVVEQVMVDQLCRAVISDPEQSTRSDACKEAPGLLGVGMAPMRFRKRTLHETKIRTKSGLTENMLSNKLRFDSRIISRNGHDACRELIGFFFMCDKSLTVYEFRQFGKNRTNALPFIQKGVYHHQRGQRKGKAYDLSDFYVGANLTFRSVDHNLPESVKQNPFFTLRVISIDEAAMDYLKASSVELKEECSRQVVDDSEVFKKIQGIFRETLSKRGFRVITGLGKYFRQMDKNRNGLLSRAALKEALKVFHLEMPEGDFESLWLILDDSKNDKVDYGEFTHAIFGEMNEYRKTFVRKAYMKLDFNKTGSVPMVDVRKCYCAKKHPLVLAGKTAEEEIKSSFLEALGESCSNPNEVSYSEFEDYYEGLSFGIVGDDDFVNILRNSWGI is encoded by the exons ATGGATTTGGAAGTTAAAGGTGTTGGTGCATCCCCTCGAAGAAAGGCTGAGTTGTCATTGAGGGGGAAGAAATGTCAG GGTTGGAGACCAAATAGACAGGCTACAAACAGTCCTTGCCCGCCAGA GGTGCCATGCCTAGATCTGGGGAGGCTGGGAGATTCTGATGAAGAG gATGGGGACTCTTACATGCCATACACTGGAAGTTCTTCTCTTAGGTGCCAGCAAGATTCATCTTCAGAGTGGAGAATGTCATTACAGACTCCATATGCACAGCATCAACAT AGGACAAGACCAGAAAATCTGCCGTCCCTCAGAGACAGATCCAAGTCGAAGCATGGTCAGTATGAAGCAGGTATGAAGGAAGAATATAAGCAGCATCCTCAGAGaattgcagaaaagaaaaaagaccaCCTCCAGTGTCCAGACACTTCAATAAAG GGTACACAGCTTGAAGATGGAGACAATGATTTTCTAACCCTTGATAAGAAAGCTCTCCTGCAACAATGCTATACAAACAAACCTTATAATATGCAGCACAACATAAGGAAATCAGAAGCT GAGGATGTTGCTtcagagaggagaaaacaggCTGTTGTAGAACAAGTTATGGTGGATCAATTATGTAG AGCTGTTATAAGTGATCCAGAGCAGTCCACACGTTCCGATGCTTGCAAGGAAGCTCCAGGACTTCTGGGAGTTGGGATGGCGCCAATGCGTTTTAGAAAAAGGACTCTCCATGAAACAAA aataagGACCAAATCAGGACTAACTGAGAACATGCTCTCCAACAAGCTACGCTTCGATAGTAGGATTATATCGAG AAATGGTCACGATGCTTGTAGGGAGTTGATTGGATTCTTTTTCATGTGTGACAAATCCCTTACTGTGTATGAATTTCGACAGTTTGGAAAAAACAG GACAAATGCCTTGCCTTTCATTCAGAAGGGAGTTTATCATCATCAACGTGgacaaagaaagggaaaagcttATGATCTTAGTGACTTCTACGTT GGAGCCAATCTGACTTTCCGAAGTGTCGATCATAACCTTCCAGAAAGTGTTAAGCAGAACCCTTTCTTCACCCTTCGTGTGATAAGTATTGATGAAGCAGCTATGGATTATCTAAA AGCTTCCTCTGTGGAACTCAAGGAAGAATGTTCCAGGCAAGTAGTTGATGACAGTGAAGTTTTCAAGAAGATTCAAG GTATATTCAGAGAAACACTAAGTAAAAGAGGATTTCGGGTTATAACAGGCTTAGGAAAGTATTTCCGACAAATGGACAAGAACAGAAATGGTCTTCTCTCTCGGGCAGCCTTGAAAGAAGCTCTAAAAGTATTCCATTTGGAAATGCCTGAAGGG gaCTTTGAATCCTTATGGCTTATTCTTGATGACAGCAAGAATGATAAGGTCGACTATGGAGAATTTACTCATGCCATATTTGGAGAAATGAATGAATATAGGAAAACATTTGTAAGAAAA GCGTATATGAAACTAGATTTCAACAAAACTGGGAGTGTGCCTATGGTAGATGTCAGAAAATGTTACTGTGCAAAGAAACATCCTCTAGTATTGGCAG GCAAAActgcagaagaagaaattaaatcatcATTTCTAGAAGCATTAGGAGAGTCCTGCAGCAACCCCAATGAAGTGTCCTATTCTGAGTTTGAAGATTACTATGAAGGATTAAGTTTTGGAATTGTGGGTGATGATGATTTTGTTAATATCTTAAGGAATTCATGGGGAATTTAG